Part of the Vigna angularis cultivar LongXiaoDou No.4 chromosome 1, ASM1680809v1, whole genome shotgun sequence genome, TTCGACACATCATATGATGATAGAGGACTATCTCCTGAAACATATATGAGGAGAACATGAAGAAGAACATTTGCAATTCAAAGATTTATATGACAAAGTCAAAGATCAAAACATGTCTCcttgaattttgaatattataatcttccacaaaaaaagaaatttaaagaaCATGAAGATCGTGAGCACAATTGaagaatattttagaaaattaaataaattttatttttattttaattgcaaacaatttgtttctattttttaagttatttttggaCCTAATGTCTTTAAGCTTTTTTTAGGATTTCTTAGGTGCCTGAAACATTTGTACTTATATATAGGggcaccaaatacatatgtggATACTTTCGAGTCATAATATATGCATTTGCATTTTCAAGAGATGATTATCTTGGTTTTTGGATTAgaactctgattcttatcaaagattaacatctttgtggtgAATCTTCACTTGACTTATCAACCTGCTAGATTGTGGCGTCCTCATCTCTATCTTATTTTGCTTTCTTCTccgattttttttattgtgctCCATGaggattcaaattcaaaaaaaattgtattcttTCCTAGACATGATCATATCATATGATCACTAggtaattaaagaataaaaggTATATCTCAATTCACAATAATggtttttttcttcataatctCAAAGGCATTTAATAAAGATTATAAGACCCAAAAACTGTCCCAATTTGAATCTCTAgataaaaacatgattttgaGGAAGTGAATGGTGTTCGGTATAAAATGGAAAAGATTGCCtcaatatatttgttaatgactTGATGGGAACATGTCACCCTGTAGGCTTTatcctctttttttctttttttagtttttttttcattttttccttatttttttagtaaaccATATCCTCTTGTTGAAGAATCGATCTTTGTGAAAATTCAGAACAATCaaggttttgaaaaaaagatataaagagTCAAATGAAATGTTAAggagtttattttttaacactAGGATTATTAACATGacattttctcttcaaaactttgatcttttctttttttttcagcttttctctttgcatatttcCTTCACATTATCACCACTTTGTAACCCTTTTCTCATACATCATTTTCATATCTTCTTGATCTTGAATTAATTGGATTTcatgtttcttttatcatttgGTCTTGAATCACATTTCATTCAACTGAGAGTTTCATATTTGTTAAGAGAAAACACCAAAAGATCCCGACTGCAAATACATTAGGAGGTTTCAGAAACCCTCTTCATCATTTCTACTGTATCATTACAATATCCAAATAACGGATGAATCTCCTTAGGAGTAGAGAAAACATAAGCTCTTCCTCAGCTCGACTTAAAAGGAACGAAAGATGTTGTCCTCCTCTGACAACGGTAGCAAACTCTCCTTCCAAAAATGGCATGCATATTTcttcagttttaattttcttgaaaGCTCTTTCTGTAATATgctttttttcaatattttccttttttaacttctcattttctttttcagtttcTTACAATCTTTCTCTTCCTCTATCAACGCCTCCTTCAATTTCAGGATAGcctctaaccatgactctgataccatgttaaaagtagactttaagtttaattcaacttcacaaaatcggcttgtagggtgaggtttacacccacttataaactatgaaatggtcttatctttagtcgatgtgggacttccaacaacaTGGATGACCAACCAGATGATAAAATTGGTAAACAGTAAAACAACTTTTCGTTCTTCTTCCATAGCAGATATTTAATGTAAGAAGAGCATTTGCTAAAATAACAATAGTTGACCTTTCTTTTTTGTGCTTATTATCTATGTTTCCTGCTTTCCAAAACTTGAATCGTCTGCTCCGAACGTTTTTACTCTTCACCAGGAGAGGTACTTGCAAAAAGCacttcgacgctcaagttagcagtggtttagtgaattgtttatcacaGTTGAATATTTGAGTTCTGGTCGAACGTTTGCCTTtaccttatatttataagtcatCTCATGGATCATAAATTAGcacaaatccaataaaaataaaaataaacttacctttagattcggttagttactcataaacggcttattaatatctttaattagatatctttgattattttatcatctgctGGACTATTGACCCAGTAATAACTTTAACACTGGTCCAATTATGGCCCAACATTGTTGATTAGTCGGATGGACCGAACGATCCTGAgtgttaaccgttcggtctatacTATATACCACACAATCTATTACCATAAAATCTATAAACTAGTCccatataagaaataaaatcattcCATATATCACCAAAGTTAATACATTCGTATAAATCTCCTCTTTTTACTTTGTTGCCCCGGTTAACATATATTAAgttatactaaaatattaaaatataccaactaaattatttaataaattttatatttgtattaaattaaaactttttattccaattttaacaaaatacattttatatttaataaatatttttttattttatttttaataaaatattatcatataaaaatacattttttatgtaattattattatattgtaattttaaaattataaataatttatttgtataaattaattaatatttatttactatcatagataaatataaatataatatagataaaataattttagaaattcgATTAGAGAAATGAATTGAATTGTAGAAATTGGGTTAAGGAAGATAGAAATGAATTGTATCggattttgaaattatttgaagGTAAATGAAGCAACAGATGTGCGGGAAGATTAAAATTTCCATCCGCGCTGATAGGTAGAGATATGCAAGGATTTATTATTGCATGAATCCGAAAAGACTTTATTATTATCCTTcacttttgtaaaaataaaaactttataaaGAATGTTCATGTGattttgattgaaaaaaaatttattattattataataatacaatttttttcattttaaaaattaatatttttccttataataattttaataattatatatattattaataattattattttatattatttttataacttagtGTATTTtcataatctttaatttttatcaactaaacaatttttttatatgtaacaTAAATCAAATACTAcattaatatttacaaattttattttcaaattcattctaattcatattcaaattcactcaaataaacaataaaaaatttattttaaaatctccTAAATACTCTCCTCAAATTAACAGGCCTAAGTAATTAAGTTGTGTTTGTGTATACGATTCTGTACGTGTGTAtaacattttgaaatttgtgtataacattttgaaatttggttgaGTATTTCAGcgtttatttgattttgaaatttcattATGTCATTCTATAGTGTAAggggatttaaaaaaaaacgggTTTCGAATGGAACTGAATTTAAatagggagagaaaaaaaaggaaagtttTGGTTTTGGAAAGCTAGAGAGAGTTGACAGAAATTGGAAAGAGGGGAGGGACCTAATTGGTTTTTGGAGAATTcaggaaagaaaagagaaagaagaaaaaaagggggagaaggtTAGGATTACATCAGCTTTCAGCGACAAAGGTATTGTTTTATTGAATACTGTTCATCTTGAATGATATTGTTTAAATACTGCGTGTTTATCATTTCATCTGTCATAATTCTCTGTTTTCTTGCAAATGTGGTGCAATATCGCGATGATTTTTGTCTCTTGCTCCTTCCTGTTGATTCATCAGAAACCCATAGCAAAAACATAAGAATTACAGAGAGATAAGCCCATTATCAGAGTTCAATGACAtaacttaaacaaaaatcaaagaATTAAACAGATTCTTAAGAGTGTGTGAACGTCACTTTATGTGATTCTTGATCTTCGTGTGTGTTTGGCTTCACCAACGTTGATCTTCGTCATCGCGTTCGCCTTCTCTGCATCGCCAATCATGGCAGCGACGAAGAAATAAAATGGAGGTAGCACTGATTCGTTGGTTGCAATGCATAACAcagagagaagagaaaacagGGGATATACTGGAGGGATTCTCGCTCACATTTCATCTCTGGAAAAAACGCAGGATCAGGTAAACGAAAAGATAGAGGCTACTATTGAGATTACTCGAGAGATTGAATCCAGCGTCGTCAAATGCGAGGAGTTCGAGACCGATTTCGCAACTGGGGAAGCTGATTCGATCAAAATTTCTGCCCTCTTGCAATTCGACACTGTTGGGTACGTCACCGTTGATGGGAAGCTTTTACAACCCTATGTCCAGAATTTCaggaagaaaatagaagagaaaCGTCGCGCGAGAGAACAGATCACGATGACCGCGAACCGAACAGAACGGTTGTGATCGACCCGAACAGAACAGAGCGCGACAGTTGAGCAGTGCTTCCTATGAATGGTTTCATCAACGCCGATGACGGTAGTCATGAACGAAGCTGAAGTGGTGCGGTGGTGCTCGACCTGAACAGGATAGAACGCGGTGGTTGAGCTACGCGGTACAGGAAACTGTTATCGGCAACACTGCAGCCAACGAGTTTGATCGTTGAGTGGTCCGGTGCAGGAGGCGGTCGCCGGCGGCGGTGTGGCAGCGATCTAGGTGGCGCGGCGCAGACAGTGCAGTGAGGAAGTTCTAGGGTTTGTGGTAGCAAGAAGGAAGAAGCTcctgttattttaaaaaaaatttattcagaataaaaattaaataatacaaataattaataataataataataataataataataaaagttaaaataataatatggttagacatattatttcttcttctttttaacCCTCttttttaaccctttttttaaTGTTCACCCTCCTCTCCATTTACTTATGGTTTAAGCTTGATGAGAATGGGTTACGTGTTGATATCAGGGTTCCTATTTAGTGAATCAATATTATTCGATTCATTTATTAGTAAAGTCAAAAAGTTTTGAATCTGATAAGTTAATAAATGGCTTAATACTTCTTTAGGCCCCTCGAAAGGTGAAAAATGTTCAAGTGCGtcttaagttttttaaaaagttaaatatggtTTCAACATGTGAAAAAAGTGTGCAATTAAATTCTTTTTGGTCACAACGTTAATTTTTAACGGTACAGCTGACAGTGTGGACCAAACATAATTACGTGTCTAGTTTATGTCATTACGTGGAAGTGAgggtaaaatttaaatttaaaaaaaaaatattttgacagaGAATAGAGCTGCTTGCTTGCGTTGAAGATGGGCCAAGCCCAAACCCCTTTTAGGGTTTCCTCCGTGAGAATGAGCAAGAGAAGGGAGGCCTTCAGGAGGTGGCAAGGTGACCAGCTGCGAGTTAAGGTGTTGGTCGTTTGGCCTCCCGAGAAGAACAAGAAGTAGGCTGGAGACACCATGTCTCCGGCGACGGTAAGCTTGGTGGTggtttggggtttgggtttGGGGTCGCAATCACGGTCATGGCGCAAGGGTTTGGGGTCGCGGTCACGCAACTTACAACAGTGTGCTGGCGACGGTGGGAGCTTCACGGTTGCGGTGGAGACAGGATGTGGATGGGGGTTGGGATGGCTAGTTTAGAGTTTGTCGACTAAGTGGAAATTGGGAGACTGGGGATGTATTCTTGGGTTGAATGTACTGAATTTGAGGGATTTGTTTGTGCTTTGATCCGTTTTTTTTGTGCAGATGAAAGAAAATCTTGAGATTAGATGAAGATCACAAGTTGGTATCTTGATGTTGGGTATCTATTGGTATTGAAAGGGGTTGAGAATGAACTTGATGCATTGTGTAGGATGGGTAGGATGGGGCGTGAAGTTGAACCTAAATGGGTATGATGAAAGTCACCCATCGCGAATTCTTCAAACCTGCAAGTAAATCCTTCATCGCCAGTCTTCTATCAACATCTTCTTCAATACAGAGCAAACAGCCCCTACCcctcaaaatattttttttaatttaaattttacacgtCATTTAACCTCAGAAAACCACACATATAAAATAGACACGTAGTACTGTTCAGTCCATGTTGTCAGTTGCaccgttaaaaaattaacattgtgaccaaaaaggatttaattgcacacttttttcacaagttgggaccacatttaactttttaacGCACTTGAACATTCCCTCcttttcgagggaccaaaagaggtattaagccttaataaattaaacaagttAATTCACTTAGTtataagtttctttttttataaaagaataacattttttttaatttaaatttaaataagtgaGAAAAGGTTTAAATTAGATTTCTGATGAATctaatataagattttattcATAGATATCACCAAAACtctaacaaaatttttaatagttTCATATcgattcaaatttatttctatataaaaaaaataggctATTAAATATAGATTTGTAGATTTTTCATATTGTTTACTTATTTCTAgtgctgtcaaaacgggtaacccggcccgacccaccacgggttgaccacttagtgagtcaacccaacccggctcatttattagcgagccaaaaaaatccgaacccgacccgacccaccacgggttggtgggttaaacgggttggcccattggctcacttaattaacttttttttcaccttcttcttctcagataacatgttactttgatcgatcaaattgaaacagtaataattgaaacaattgatataaaataaaatgaaacaaaaaaaatatattgttatatatattctaagctatcaagcgtaaaattttgtcaatttaatttagtgagacatacaagaaactacatatagacgttaaacaaaaatatatagcacaagataaaattgtcatgcttgtagataggtctaaaaacaagataaaacaaatgatatattcccgaattatccaatctataatattatccatctattaaattggagtcctgaatggataaatccataGTATTATgttctcttgaaacatcttcttctttatctccatctataatattatcaaatctataatcttagggttttatttgcgaaggggaacttttggaaagacaacAACGCGAAATGCTCTATTtctaagtaaaggttgtgcattttgaataattaatttaattaatttgatttcaataaaaaaaataggatttgaataattaatttaatttaattaaaaaaataggtgggttggtgagccaacccgacccaccacgggttcaacccgtgtgagccgggttcttagtgagccgggtcaaaattgactcgcataaaaaattttgcatttttttccaacccaacccggctcaaacccgtggtgagccggattggctcacgggtttcaactCATTTTGACGGCACTACTTATTtcatactaaaataattttacactagtctctttttcaatcttttgtaAAATAACTAatccaacaaaaaatatttactaaaagAATTAGGTACTTGGGTGATTCAACCCTGCTCACCAATCCGGGTGAGTCAACCCCGCTCACCAACACGAGTGAGTCAACCCTGCTCATCAACCTAAGTGAGTTAACCATGCTTACCAACCCGAGTGAGTCGAGTTCTTAGTGAACTATGTTCAAAATTGGTTcctatcaaaattttaatagcACTAACTCTATGTTCATACTTTTTATGCGATAAATCTTGATTTACATGTCATATCTCTACGTAAATCACAAATTACAAAGTTTTCATAATTTCTCGATAAATTATGATGACAACttcttttacaatatttttattcttttccaaaaaaatttgttaagcCATTTCAGTTGCAACAGATATGACAATTGGCATGACAGTTTATATCAATGTGTTTGCTGCCATCCAGACGTTATTCCATGCAATACAAAACACACCAGAATGCTATGAACAGGTTAAAAAAGATGTTTGATAAGTAGGAATACTCATCCAAATTACtactttttattcatttttctgtTAAAGGATTTGCtatgtttttgttattgatCAATTCGTCTACTTGGATTGTTTAGTTATATTCAAGTCTAGTAAATAGTGGAACCATGTGTAATTGCTAATTTTCTCGGTGTGAATATTAATTGAGTGTGTTTTACCTTCAGGAATATACTTGCAGCTCAAATTAGAAGTAATACGCAGGACCTATAAACTACTTTTAAGCCTAAGAAGCGAATTCACAGTCCTCCTTTTCACTTATTCGTAAGGAACAGAATGGCTTAGAAGAACTGTATGTGAATGTAGCTTGTTGTTTCTTTCCAAGTCCGCCAAAAACACTTTAATGTGTTTAAGATATCAATTGAAAGTTCACAGTTATGCAATTAACCAGTGCATTAAGGAAAGGCAACTCTCTTCTTTTCCCTTTATCTAGATTTCTGTGTGTGCGTCGTCATTCATCAGCCAACTTGTTTGTCGCAGGTTTTCTCCAACTTCTTTCAtccttactttattttttaaaaccaaatgTTAATTGCTCATTTTAGAGTTCTTATAGTTCAGTTCAAATGTCCATTTTAACTGGGAGccttttggttttgttttggaAGGAAGGACTTTCCTGGGATACCAATGAATCGATTCTGAGATATGCCTTTGAGAAACATGGTGAAATCATTGAAGGTTAAATCTAAGATCTTCTTTCACATTTTGGTTCCAATTTGGTCATACAACTATGTTGAAATTGCCCTAAATTCTTCTATTTGTACTTTTGCAGTTAGAGTAATATGTGATCATGTGACCTCGAAATCAAGAGGTTATGGATTTGTGCGGTTTGTTTCTGAAACTGTAGCTGCTACAGCTCGCAAAGAAATGAATGGccaggtttttatttttttcatttctcctATTTGTTTGAGATGAATTCACTCTTTTATATCACAATCTTTGAAAATATGCAGACTTATTAGCTAAAGAAGTTTGCTTCTCTGTCACCAACATTGTTATGTATGAACC contains:
- the LOC108337828 gene encoding glycine-rich RNA-binding protein 4, mitochondrial-like, with the protein product MQLTSALRKGNSLLFPLSRFLCVRRHSSANLFVAGLSWDTNESILRYAFEKHGEIIEVRVICDHVTSKSRGYGFVRFVSETVAATARKEMNGQILDDRRIRVTYAHEGAYKVFDM